The nucleotide window AGCGGAAATGGTATGCTCACATCAGCATCACCGTAGAGAAGAAACTTCGGGGTGGGGAATGGGTAGAAGTTCCAAGACAGCCGTTAGGCAACCTCTCTGCAGGAATAGACCTCGGAGTGAACAACCTAATGGCCGTTTACGTTGAAAACGGGGAGAGTTTCTTAGTCAATGGTAGGCCGTTAAAATCAATAGCCTTCTACTGGCAGAAGAGGATTGCTGAGTATCAGTCCAAACTCAACAGGTCTGGGGCTAAGAAGAGTAGAAAACTCTCAAGAATGCATAAGAAGGCGAGGCTACAAGCAGGGCATTACATTAATACTGCCGTTAGGCAGACTGTTGAGAAACTTTATCACCTCGGAGTCTCCAGAATTGTGGTAGGCTATCCAAAAGGGATAGCGAGGACCTCTGATAAAGGCAGAAAGCAGAATTATCTCCTCTCCCACGTGTGGCGGTTCAATACAGTAATTCAAAGACTCAAGGAAGTTGCTGAAGAGTATGGTATTCAAGTTTTAGTTGTCAATGAGGCTTTCACTTCTAAGACCTGCCCTGTCTGCGGGAAGCCCCATGAGGGGGCAAGGTTTGTTCGTGGTTTATTTAAGTGTCCCGGGACGGGGCTTATCTTTAACGCCGACTTGGTTGGAGCTTTCAATATCTTAAAGAAGGTTGCCAAAACCATAACCCCGAACTTGGGCGGTTTGTATGCCCAAGGGAAGGGTAACGGGGGCGAGACCGTCCCCGAGGGGCTGAAAGCCCGCTTTAGGTTGGGCTTTAATGAAGCCCCTCAAACCTCCCCTCCATTGGCGAGGGGTTAACTCGTTGGAACCCCCGCCCTTCACGGCGGGGAGGAGGTCAGTTAATTCCAACAAGCCAGTATCTTCTGTCATTTGGGGCAAGTTCTCTCTTTAAATTTCCGTAGATTCTAACTTCGCTAAAGTGCTCTCTTGCTAGAAGCCTCATTTCTCTTGGGGTGTAGATTTGGAGCTCGTCATCAACGAAAAACGCTTTAGTATCTCCATTTGGCTTAGTTATCTGCACGAGCCTCTTGAAGCGGAGCTTTTGGAAAGCTGGCTCTACCTCACGCCAATCTGTAATTACCAGCTTTTCTTCACCTTTTTGCTCGTCCCACACTATTGGGCCGTTGCTCCCTCCATAGAACCAGCATGGAAAGTCTGCGATGAACACTCCTCCTGGCCTAAGAGCTTTAACAACACCATTAAATAGCTTCTTAAGGTTCTTCTCATCGAAATACATGATGCTGGAGAAGAACATTGTAATAGCATCGAATTCATTCTCGAAGGTTATTTCAAGGGCATCTCCTTGAAGGAACTCAACGCCTAAATCTCTTTCTTCGGCTTTTCGTCTTGCAACTTTAAGCATTTCTTCATGCAGGTCTAAGCCAATAACATCATAGCCCCTCTCTGCGAGCTCAAGGGTTGGAATCCCCGTTCCACAGGCCAAATCGAGGATTCGCTTTACTTCTCGCTTTGCATCTTTTTTAAATATTTCCTCAACAAAGTCGATCTCCATCTTAACTCTCTCAGCCCTTTTTCGATAGATGGCATCATAATACTCTGCCAGAACCGTGTAGAGCTCGTGCATGTAATCACCTTAGATTGTTGGGGTTTGATTCTTTAAAAAAGTTAAGACCTACCGTCTTTGTTTAATCCACCTCTAGAAAAATCTAAATATTTCCAATGATAAAATATAATTATGAGGGTTGTTGGGGTGTATCAGCGATGAAAATAACCGTTTTCGATGGTGCCGATACTATTGGTGGAACAAAGATTCACGTTGAAGAAGGTGAAAATGGTCTCTTCCTGGACTTTGGAATGAATTTTGCAAAGTATTCTCAATATTATGAAGAATTCATAAGCGAAAGAACAGCTAGGGGAATTTATGACCTCTGGCGTCTTGGGATGATACCAAAGCTCAACATCTATCGAAAAGATCTAATTCCAGAAGATCTTTTCCGTGAGGTTGGAAGATTCCCAAGGCCCAAGGTTGATGCAATCCTCATAAGTCACGCTCACCTAGACCACGTTGGAAACGTGGCCCTTCTTGACAAAAACATTCCTATAGTGGGCTCTCCAACGACAATATCGATAATTAAGGCTTTGAATGACACGGCAGCTGGTGGGAGCCATTTTGGCATGGAGTCCCCATATTACAAAGTTAGAGTGAGGAAGGATGAGGAAGGTTATGTTTTGGAGGCAGACAGGAAGTCCCATTACTTCTCGAGGGATGTCATCCTCACTGAAGACTCACAAGACCTCTCGGATTTCCTCTTTTACAGGCCTGGACAGGAATCTCCAAGAGCTAAGAAAATTTTGCCCGGTGATGTGAAAACCGTCAATGAGGAAGATTTAGGATTTGAAATTAAGCCATTTAATGTGGATCACTCAATTTACGGTGCAACGGCTTACATAATTGAAGGGGAGATAAGCTTGGCCTATACTGGGGACTTTCGATTACATGGCAAAAATGGCGACAAAACCAGAAAGTTCATCAAAGAAGCAAAAAACGTGAGCATTTTGATAACTGAGGGCACAAGAGTTGGCAGGGAGGAGCATGAAAATGTTTCTGAAGAGGAGGTTTATAAGAATGCTCTAAAGATAGCTGAAGAGGCCAAGGGTCTTGTTGTGGCTGATTTTTCAGCGAGAAATTTCGAACGACTTGAGAACTTTAAGGAAATCGCAGAAAAAACAGGACGAGAGCTTGTGATAACCGCAAAAGATGCGTACTTTCTCCATGCGCTAAAACTTGTTGATGGTGTTGATAGACTTGCAGGTCTCAGGATCTATGGAAACTTTAAAGCCACACGCCAAAAGTGGGAGGAGATAGTGGTTTGGGGCAATTATGCTGAGCAGTATGCTTCTCCATTCGAAATCAGAAAAGGACAAGAAAACTACATTCTCTGCTTTTCATTCTACGATATGCCCCATCTATTGGATGTGATGCCCAATGGAGGGGTTTACATCTATTCATCAAGTGAAGCCTTTACCGAGGAACAGACGTTTAGTTTCCTTCGCCTCTGGAACTGGCTTCAGTATTTTGGCTTTGAAGTCCATGGATTCAGGGTTGATGCTGAAGGAAAGCCAATATTTGAAAGGGGGCTCCACGCTTCAGGACACGTTTCTAGGGAAGAATTAGAAAAAGTAATTGATGAGATTGATCCCGATTACATCATCCCCGTCCACACGGAAAGCCGGGAGTGGTTTAAAGAGAACTGGGAAGAAAAAACTGTTATTTTAAAAAATGGTGGTAGTTGGGAGGTTTAACAAATGTCAGTTAAAATAGCTGTTTATGGAACTTTGAGAAAGGGAAAGCCTCTACATGGATATCTGGAAGATGCAATTTTCCTTGGGGAAGACTGGATCAAGGGCTATGAGCTCTACGTTGATGGATTGCCTTATGCAGTTAAAGGCTCTGGAAAGTTAAAAGTTGAGATTTGGGAGGTTGATGAGAAAACCTTCGAGCTACTCAACAACATAGAGGTCGGTGCTGGATATATGCCCGTTGAAGTCAACACAGAGTTCGGCGAGGCCATTCTATGGGAGTGGAAGTATGAACCAAGTGGGAAAAGAATAGAAAGTGGAGATTTTGATGATGCTGGAATATGGTAGACATGCGAAAAGTGCTCCGGAGAGTGTTTTGTATGGGGGCTCCTGAAAGAGATCCAAATCGTGTTTTTGAATACATAAAAGATACTGTGCTTCATCCAGAGAAACATCCAGAACACTGGGAGGACTGGCTAAGAGCGGGAAGAAGGAGATTTTTACTCCTTAACATCATCTACTACATTCAGCATGTTATGGGAAGGGAAGAGGGAGTTACTAGGGAGGATCTTGAGGGATTTTTGGGAGAGCTGTACTATGTTGATAGAGAGATGTTTTCCAACATAATTAAGCCATGGAAATCCTTGGATGATACTATTAAGGAGCTTCTGGAACAGGGCCTAATCTTGCAGACACCAAAGGGTGCCTATCTCGTGAATGGGGAGAAAATACGAAATGAGGAACATTTGATCTACTGGAGAAGTGTGAAGAGGATATTTGATGAAGTCAATACACAAATTGGAGGGGATATACAAAATGGAAGAAAATAAGAATGAAGTGCTGCTTGACAGAGAAGAAAAATATCGTCTACAAGCCATATTAAAAAATAAAAAAGAGAAGGAATGCATGATAGAAGATAATGGAACACTGTATCTCTTTGAATGGCAGGAATACAGGATTATTGGAGAAAAGGCGTTCACATTGAGGATAGGGAATGAGAACCTTGATGCAGAGAAGATTGATGATAATACATACATAGCAACATTTCAGTTCAAGAACTATATTGGTAAGACTAATATCGAGATTCTAGAAGGTATCAAACCAATCTCTCTTAAATTTGAAAACTTTGAAGTACTCTCAGAGAAAGTTGAAAAAATTTATAAAGACAGAGAAGACATTGTAGGAAAGCATAGAAGGCTATATAAAGCGTTGGTCGAATATATAACGGAGAAATCAATTTCTCTCCCTTTCTCGATCAGTGCCCCTACGGCATTTGAAGTTGAAGAATCCGAAGAGCCTATAAGTGAGCTCTTTGCATACCACTTTCTCATAAACAATAAAGGGAGAATAATTTCGGCCTATGAAGAAATCACAAGACGTCCTCACAGAAAACTTTTTGAGAGGGAGGACTGGCTGGACTTCTGGGAAGTAAGTGAAGTTGGTGAGGATACTCTAATTTCAATCATTACTCATCCTAAATACTTGGTAAAAGCAGAAGCTTCTTCTATTGCAATTGCAAGATACCTAAACAACCATGTTCCTACCAGAGTTATTCAGAAAGTCAAGTACGAAAGCTTTGACACTCATGAGAATAGATTTGCCAAGCGCTTTCTCAATGATCTGATAACATGGAATGAGAGAGTTATTAATTCACTTCTAACGTCGTCATCTTTAACAGCGGAACAAAGAGAGAACATAATTTCCAAATTAAGCTTTGTCCTTGGTGAGCTAGAATACTATGCCACACGTGATATTTTTGATGATGTGGGCGAAATGGTGATTTTTCCATACACCTCTCAAGTGCTCCTTAAACGTGAAGGGTACAGAGATTTGCTCCAGCTCTGGCAAGAATTCAGAAGTTATTCACCATTTTTTGGTGAAATGCAAAAA belongs to Thermococcus bergensis and includes:
- a CDS encoding RNA-guided endonuclease InsQ/TnpB family protein; the protein is MKRTVTVKLQPSKAQEKTLKELALISSKVWNRVNYLRRQEFFEGKPIDFNKTEKIAYEEFKSEIGSATVQQICRKNAEAWRSFFSLIRNKRNGELPNWLKPKPPNYLKDNEKRKALIVLRNDQYGIEGNKLILKGLGKFKKLEVQFKGRIHLKGKQGRLEITFDPVKRKWYAHISITVEKKLRGGEWVEVPRQPLGNLSAGIDLGVNNLMAVYVENGESFLVNGRPLKSIAFYWQKRIAEYQSKLNRSGAKKSRKLSRMHKKARLQAGHYINTAVRQTVEKLYHLGVSRIVVGYPKGIARTSDKGRKQNYLLSHVWRFNTVIQRLKEVAEEYGIQVLVVNEAFTSKTCPVCGKPHEGARFVRGLFKCPGTGLIFNADLVGAFNILKKVAKTITPNLGGLYAQGKGNGGETVPEGLKARFRLGFNEAPQTSPPLARG
- a CDS encoding class I SAM-dependent methyltransferase, whose amino-acid sequence is MHELYTVLAEYYDAIYRKRAERVKMEIDFVEEIFKKDAKREVKRILDLACGTGIPTLELAERGYDVIGLDLHEEMLKVARRKAEERDLGVEFLQGDALEITFENEFDAITMFFSSIMYFDEKNLKKLFNGVVKALRPGGVFIADFPCWFYGGSNGPIVWDEQKGEEKLVITDWREVEPAFQKLRFKRLVQITKPNGDTKAFFVDDELQIYTPREMRLLAREHFSEVRIYGNLKRELAPNDRRYWLVGIN
- a CDS encoding MBL fold metallo-hydrolase, translating into MKITVFDGADTIGGTKIHVEEGENGLFLDFGMNFAKYSQYYEEFISERTARGIYDLWRLGMIPKLNIYRKDLIPEDLFREVGRFPRPKVDAILISHAHLDHVGNVALLDKNIPIVGSPTTISIIKALNDTAAGGSHFGMESPYYKVRVRKDEEGYVLEADRKSHYFSRDVILTEDSQDLSDFLFYRPGQESPRAKKILPGDVKTVNEEDLGFEIKPFNVDHSIYGATAYIIEGEISLAYTGDFRLHGKNGDKTRKFIKEAKNVSILITEGTRVGREEHENVSEEEVYKNALKIAEEAKGLVVADFSARNFERLENFKEIAEKTGRELVITAKDAYFLHALKLVDGVDRLAGLRIYGNFKATRQKWEEIVVWGNYAEQYASPFEIRKGQENYILCFSFYDMPHLLDVMPNGGVYIYSSSEAFTEEQTFSFLRLWNWLQYFGFEVHGFRVDAEGKPIFERGLHASGHVSREELEKVIDEIDPDYIIPVHTESREWFKENWEEKTVILKNGGSWEV
- a CDS encoding DUF2357 domain-containing protein, translated to MEENKNEVLLDREEKYRLQAILKNKKEKECMIEDNGTLYLFEWQEYRIIGEKAFTLRIGNENLDAEKIDDNTYIATFQFKNYIGKTNIEILEGIKPISLKFENFEVLSEKVEKIYKDREDIVGKHRRLYKALVEYITEKSISLPFSISAPTAFEVEESEEPISELFAYHFLINNKGRIISAYEEITRRPHRKLFEREDWLDFWEVSEVGEDTLISIITHPKYLVKAEASSIAIARYLNNHVPTRVIQKVKYESFDTHENRFAKRFLNDLITWNERVINSLLTSSSLTAEQRENIISKLSFVLGELEYYATRDIFDDVGEMVIFPYTSQVLLKREGYRDLLQLWQEFRSYSPFFGEMQKAIDNKDIAKLYEYWCFFKLVEELESILGWKGLRLVIEPTGELHESDSKEEVYAEFNNGWRIYYNKKLTPKKWSYSVSLRPDFSLFARDPSEQKMSLLGVFDAKFKFDVVDINKFADEDKGMEREPTLQRWAKLEDIYKMHTYKDALNAKFAVVLYPGNKSVFFGTNKRCIGDLERCEGKFDLDRLLDKNGVKLEGIGYLSMIPEVKG
- a CDS encoding gamma-glutamylcyclotransferase family protein — protein: MSVKIAVYGTLRKGKPLHGYLEDAIFLGEDWIKGYELYVDGLPYAVKGSGKLKVEIWEVDEKTFELLNNIEVGAGYMPVEVNTEFGEAILWEWKYEPSGKRIESGDFDDAGIW